DNA sequence from the Bacteroidales bacterium genome:
GGATAGAACAAAAGAACTTAGAGAAATTAATGAAAAATTAAAACTTGAAATTGCTGAGCGTAAGCAGGCAGAGGAAGAGTCTAAGAAAAGTGAAGAAAAATACCGCGAACTTGTTGAAACTTCCGTTGATGGAGTGATATCCATTGACTCACAGATGAAGGTATGTGTGTGGAATAAGGGAGCAGAAAATATATTTGGATATACGAGAGAAGAAATTATGGGGCAAAGTATAATGAAAATTGTCCCTGATAGATACAGGAAAAAAATGGAAACTGGATTTGATAAATTCCAAAAAGGCGGCTTAGGTCCAGTTATTGGCAAGACTTTGGAGCTTAAGATTCTACGGAAAGATGGGAAAGAGATTCCGGTTGAACTATCAGTTTCATCAAGAAAGTTAGATGAAACGTACATTGCCACTGCAATAGCAAGAGACATTACCGAACGTAAGCAGGCAGAAGAAGAACTCAAAAAACATCGTGAAAACTTAGAAGAACTCGTTAATGAACGCACAAAAGAACTTAATGATAATATCAAAGAACTCGAACGATTAAATAAACTTTTTATTGACCGTGAGTTCCGTATAAAAGAACTTAGAGATGAAATTAAAAAACTTAAAAATAAAAATAATGATCGGTAATTGGTGATCAGTGATT
Encoded proteins:
- a CDS encoding PAS domain S-box protein; this encodes MKKILAIDDQQDNLTTIKAVIKSYMPDCKVITALSGNEGLKIAKEEKPDTILLDIIMPRMDGYEVCRRIKENELIKNIPVLMLTATKTDIQNKVKGLEIGADAFLTKPIDPVELTAQLNVMLRIKGAEDKLRTDKMDLETIVLDRTKELREINEKLKLEIAERKQAEEESKKSEEKYRELVETSVDGVISIDSQMKVCVWNKGAENIFGYTREEIMGQSIMKIVPDRYRKKMETGFDKFQKGGLGPVIGKTLELKILRKDGKEIPVELSVSSRKLDETYIATAIARDITERKQAEEELKKHRENLEELVNERTKELNDNIKELERLNKLFIDREFRIKELRDEIKKLKNKNNDR